The following DNA comes from Mesotoga sp. Brook.08.105.5.1.
AGAGAAGGCTTCATGGAACTCGGCCATAACATATCGCAACGGTTAGAGCAGAAGCTTGGCCTTTCGCTCAAGGCTCAGCAGGCTCTCAAACTCCTTCAGCTCAATTCACTGGAAATCTCTGCTGAGCTTGAAGAGATCGTGCAAGCAAATCCTCTTCTGGAAATGAAAAGAGAGGATTACGAGCTTATTGAAGACATAGGCGATTCCGGAAAAGAACCTGAGGATGAAGAGAATACGGATGGAGGCGACTTTTACTCGCTTCCTGCAAGCAACTCAATATATATGAAATCCGAGAGCACCGATCGAGACGGTTGGGACTTTGACAGAATCGAGGCCCAGCAACCGACCTTCAAAGAGATTCTGAGAGATTTTGGCTTCTATATCCTGGACGATGACCAGTTCTGTCTCTTCGAAGTATTGCTCGACAATATGGACGACCTCGGCATGCTAACAGCAGAACTGAAAGAGATTGCCAACCTGAACAATTGCTCTATAGAAGAACTTTCAGCAGTAATTTCGATAATGAGGGATTCAGGCTTTGACGGCGTCTTCGCTTCCAGTCTGAAAGAACTCGAAGCTCTCATAGGCCCCGGTCTCTTCCCGTCTTCGGGATACAGCGACGGCGCATTTGTCAGGTACGTGGAGCCTGATCTTTACATTGAATTTCTGGATGAGAAGTTCATAGTTACCGTTAGAGACTACTCACTCGTCCTGAATGTAGACCCATCATACGAGGAGATTCTCCAGCACGGCGAGAAGATTGCTAGAAAATACATAGAAGAGAAGCTTGAGGAGGCAAAGTTCTACATAACTGCCCTCGAAAGGAGAAAGGCCACCCTTATCACAATAGGCAATGAAATAGTGATGAGAAACGCACCCTTCCTCTTGAAAACGAGCGACAAGATCAGGCCCCTGAAGATGAATGTGATTGCTGACAAGATAGGGGTTGTGGTCTCTACAATTAGTCGCGCCGTGAAGGATAAGTTTGTCCAGACACCGGTAGGAACCTTCCCGATAAGGTATTTTTTCGGTAATGTACAAGAGAAGGAACAAGCACTGGAAGTGATTGCGGAGATCGTGAAAGAGGACCCCGGAATTTCCGATTCACAGCTTGTGGTTGAGCTAAAGAATAGGGACATCTGCATTGCAAGAAGAACTGTCAACAAATATAGAAACCAGCTGGGATTAGGAAAAACGAAATGATAAGAAAAGCTGTGTTGTTTGTCGGTGGGCAGTATATTTCTTCAACAGAATTCTACTTGAGGAAGCTACATGAGACTCCTTTTGTAGCAGCGGCAGATTCGGGTGCCGAGACGTTGAAGCGTTTCGGAATTCATCCTCACCTTCTTGTGGGCGACATGGATTCTATAAGCGAAAGCACTCTTTCCTGGTGCAGAAGTGAGGGTTCCCTTGTCTTGATATACCCGCCTGAAAAAGATGATACAGATACTCAGATCGCGCTTCGGGCCCTTGAAGAACGGGGCATAGCGGAGGTGGAGATCTTCGGCGCCACAGGTCTGCGCCTCGATCACTTCATGGGTACTCTTGCTTCGATCTATGGTGCGCGGAACTCCTTGAAAGCAACAATAGTGGAGGATAGTGTAGAGATCGGAATGGTATCCAAAGAGCTTATCTCCTCAGTAGAACTAGGCGAGACCTGGTCTCTCTTCCCCTTCGGAGGACAGCCGACCATGATCAGTCTAAAGGGCTTCAAATACCCTTTGAGAGATGCATTTCTTGAGTACGGGAACCCGCTTGGAGTTTCAAACGAGACAATAGAAAGAGAAGTACAGATTCTCTGCAAAGGAGGTACCGCCCTATACTTCAGATGGTTGAAAGAGCGATAGTAATATCCGACACGCATGGTTCGTTGACGAGAGTGAAGAAAGTACTTGCTGAAGTGGACGAAAACACTCTCGTTATTCACTGCGGGGACTATCTCTATCACGGGCCGAGAAACCCTCTGCCAGAAGGCTACGATCCCATGGCGCTTGCCGATTTTCTAGGGAAATTGTCCAACAGAATCATTGGAGTTAGGGGAAACTGTGATAGCGAAATTGATCTATCGCTGGTCGGTCAGGAAGATGCTCCAAGCGCCCGTTCTCTGTTGATAAACGATCTCGAACTATTCGTAACGCACGGTCACAAGAACTACCGCTTTCCCAACGATCACGGTTTGGTGATATCCGGTCACACTCACATCTCGCGACTATTGAGCAACGATGGCCTGATCTTCCTCAATCCCGGCAGTCCCTCACTACCCAAGGATGAAACGGGAGGTTCATACGGAATAATCGATTTCAGAAAGCAAACTGTGTCTCTCAAGAATCTCGAAGGACTGGAGCTTCACGTGTTACCCTTCTAGGAGCGCGAATCTTCCCTAAACATGTTACTGAACCCATGATATAATAAATATCTGGGTGATGAATATGGTTTTGAGATGGCATGGACATTCGTGTTTTTCGCTTGAATGCGATGGAAAGACTCTTCTAATCGATCCCTTCGATGAGGGAGTCGGTTATGATATGCCTGCGGTGAAGCCGGACATTATTCTGGAATCCCATCAGCACCATGATCATAACGCGCATGATCGATTCCAACCCGGGTATGTTCTAGTCAACACGCCAGACAGCAGAAACGTATATGGCTTTGCAATAACGGGTCATTCGGTTTTTCACGATGACGTTCAGGGCAAGAAACGCGGCAAGAACATCGTTTTTGAAGTCACAACTCCGGATGGGTTCAGGGTCGTTCATTGCGGAGACCTCGGCCACAGATTGGATTCGGAAATGATCGAGGCGTTGAAGAATCCAGATGTTCTACTAGTACCTGTTGGCGGCGTCTACACAATCGATGGTGGATTGGCACGAGAACTGACGAGAGACCTCGCTCCGTTCTGTGTAATTCCTATGCATTTTAAGACAGAAGACCTGACTTTCGAGCTGGGAAAGGTCGAAGAGTTTCTTGCAGGCGATCCCTTCGAACAACTCGACGAACTAAGACTTGAAGAAAAGGCCGACGCGGGAACCAGAATAGTCGTCCTCAGATATCATTGATCGAGGGCATAATATGGATGAAAAGAGAGTTCTATCTCTCCTAGGAATAGGCAGAAGAGCAAACAAGGTTGTGTTTGGTAAAGAGCAACTTAGGGGTTATTTGAGGCAGCCGTTAAGAAGAAAGTTTCTCATTCTGGCTTGCGATACCAGCGATTCGATAAAGGAAGACTGGGTTAAGAGATGCAAGAGCCACGGGGCAAGCTGTATTCTCCTCAAAAAACACGACCGCATCGCTCTGGGAAAGGCCATCGGCAAAGACAACATCTCTGCAGTGGCAGTTGCCGATGATGGCCTTGCAGAGGAAATCTCAAAGATAATGACACAGGCGGGAGGTGACTGAGCTATGCCAAAAGCCAGAGTCTACGCACTTGCTAAGAGACTTAACATAACGGCAAGAGAGCTGCTGGACGAACTTGAGGAGCTCGGTGTTACCGTCAAGAACCATATGTCCGTTCTTGACGAGGAGACCGTTAATATCATCGTTGGTCTCTATGAGGAAGAAAAGAAGGAGCTCTTAAGGAAGGTCGAAAAGGCGAAGAATAAGATTCAGGAGAAAGAAGTAAAGAATCTTGAGAAGAAATTAGTCTCGAAAGAGGAGCCAGGGACCGAGAAAAAAACTCCGGTTGAGCATAAAGTAAGAACGATCAAGCTGAAGAGCAACGAATTCAAGCTCGACATACTCGCCAAGAAGATGAACGTTCAGATCTCCAAGGTGATAAAGGATCAGTTCATGAACGGGATAATACTTCGCCCCGGCCAGATTCTCTCGCTTGAAGACGCGGTGAAAATTGCCAAGAATTACGAATGGGAAGTGGAGCTGGTTCATGAAGAAGAGATGAATCCCTTTGAGAGCATCGCGAGTTCTTACGCAGAATCTTACAAAGAAAGCTCAAGACTGGTTCAGAGGCCCCCGGTCGTCACGGTTATGGGGCACGTTGACCATGGGAAGACTACGCTTCTCGACAGAATTAGAAAGGCCAAGGTCGCCGAAGACGAAATCGGAGGCATTACCCAGACAATAGGTGCTTACCAGGTCGAGATAAGAAACAAGAAGATCACGTTCATTGATACGCCCGGGCACGAGGCATTCACCGAAATGAGAGCGCGCGGAGCTCAGGCAACGGATATCGTAGTTCTTGTTGTAGCGGCCGACGACGGTGTTATGCCGCAGACTATAGAGGCTTATAACCACGCGAAGACAGCAAATGTGCCCATAATTGTCGCGATAAACAAAATAGACAAACCAAACGCAAACATAGACCTCACGAAGCAACAGCTCGCCTCGAAGCTTGGCCTCGTTCCTGAAGACTGGGGCGGGGACACTGTAACAGTTCCTGTATCTGCGAAAACAGGCAAGGGCGTTGAGGATGTTCTTGAGATGATCCTTCTTGTAGCCGAAGTAGCAGATGTGAAGTGCATTCCCGAAGGAAACGCAAGAGGAATCATTATTGACTCAAGAATGGACAAGGCCGTAGGTCCCCTGGCAACTCTCGTTGTAAAAGACGGGATTTTAAGACCTGGCGACTACGTTGTTGCCGGTTCTGCCTCAGGCAGAGTGAAGGCATTGATTAACGAATACGGGAAGCGAATCAAAGAAGCCCATCCTTCAGATCCTGTGCAGATTATTGGCTTCGACGAGGTTCCCGATGTCCACAGTGTTGTGTACGCGGTTGAAAACCTTGATACTTCAAGATCGCTTGCCGAATACGCAAAGAGTAAGGCTCAGAAAGAAAA
Coding sequences within:
- a CDS encoding RNA polymerase subunit sigma-54, translated to MELGHNISQRLEQKLGLSLKAQQALKLLQLNSLEISAELEEIVQANPLLEMKREDYELIEDIGDSGKEPEDEENTDGGDFYSLPASNSIYMKSESTDRDGWDFDRIEAQQPTFKEILRDFGFYILDDDQFCLFEVLLDNMDDLGMLTAELKEIANLNNCSIEELSAVISIMRDSGFDGVFASSLKELEALIGPGLFPSSGYSDGAFVRYVEPDLYIEFLDEKFIVTVRDYSLVLNVDPSYEEILQHGEKIARKYIEEKLEEAKFYITALERRKATLITIGNEIVMRNAPFLLKTSDKIRPLKMNVIADKIGVVVSTISRAVKDKFVQTPVGTFPIRYFFGNVQEKEQALEVIAEIVKEDPGISDSQLVVELKNRDICIARRTVNKYRNQLGLGKTK
- a CDS encoding thiamine diphosphokinase produces the protein MIRKAVLFVGGQYISSTEFYLRKLHETPFVAAADSGAETLKRFGIHPHLLVGDMDSISESTLSWCRSEGSLVLIYPPEKDDTDTQIALRALEERGIAEVEIFGATGLRLDHFMGTLASIYGARNSLKATIVEDSVEIGMVSKELISSVELGETWSLFPFGGQPTMISLKGFKYPLRDAFLEYGNPLGVSNETIEREVQILCKGGTALYFRWLKER
- the yfcE gene encoding phosphodiesterase; protein product: MKKVLAEVDENTLVIHCGDYLYHGPRNPLPEGYDPMALADFLGKLSNRIIGVRGNCDSEIDLSLVGQEDAPSARSLLINDLELFVTHGHKNYRFPNDHGLVISGHTHISRLLSNDGLIFLNPGSPSLPKDETGGSYGIIDFRKQTVSLKNLEGLELHVLPF
- a CDS encoding MBL fold metallo-hydrolase — its product is MVLRWHGHSCFSLECDGKTLLIDPFDEGVGYDMPAVKPDIILESHQHHDHNAHDRFQPGYVLVNTPDSRNVYGFAITGHSVFHDDVQGKKRGKNIVFEVTTPDGFRVVHCGDLGHRLDSEMIEALKNPDVLLVPVGGVYTIDGGLARELTRDLAPFCVIPMHFKTEDLTFELGKVEEFLAGDPFEQLDELRLEEKADAGTRIVVLRYH
- a CDS encoding 50S ribosomal protein L7; amino-acid sequence: MDEKRVLSLLGIGRRANKVVFGKEQLRGYLRQPLRRKFLILACDTSDSIKEDWVKRCKSHGASCILLKKHDRIALGKAIGKDNISAVAVADDGLAEEISKIMTQAGGD
- the infB gene encoding translation initiation factor IF-2, with translation MPKARVYALAKRLNITARELLDELEELGVTVKNHMSVLDEETVNIIVGLYEEEKKELLRKVEKAKNKIQEKEVKNLEKKLVSKEEPGTEKKTPVEHKVRTIKLKSNEFKLDILAKKMNVQISKVIKDQFMNGIILRPGQILSLEDAVKIAKNYEWEVELVHEEEMNPFESIASSYAESYKESSRLVQRPPVVTVMGHVDHGKTTLLDRIRKAKVAEDEIGGITQTIGAYQVEIRNKKITFIDTPGHEAFTEMRARGAQATDIVVLVVAADDGVMPQTIEAYNHAKTANVPIIVAINKIDKPNANIDLTKQQLASKLGLVPEDWGGDTVTVPVSAKTGKGVEDVLEMILLVAEVADVKCIPEGNARGIIIDSRMDKAVGPLATLVVKDGILRPGDYVVAGSASGRVKALINEYGKRIKEAHPSDPVQIIGFDEVPDVHSVVYAVENLDTSRSLAEYAKSKAQKEKSVTTRHHIRLEEFLSTTGNTDEKKDLNVILKADSFGTVEALKQALAKLENNDVRIEVVHSGIGSVNSSDVMLASASDAVIMGFKVKPDAQARKLAEVEGVQIKVYEIIFNLIDDLKKALEGLLEPEEVDEVIGHGHIKQLFRISKVGTIAGVQVDDGHVLKKGRMRVYRKNEEIADVAIEVLKHYKDDASRVDAPMECGIKALGFDDFQEEDQLEFHSKKSVKRTIDFTE